Proteins encoded by one window of Flagellimonas lutaonensis:
- a CDS encoding energy transducer TonB, whose protein sequence is MRLKFCRLFLGFNMLSYGQDSIEYFPQEQLMIENCTDADNEAQCLYKHMQNKILSFLEENKKIITKHSKDTLGVMANFEVDENLQIIEGKSWFSIKNRKLDKKLGNAVEQIFLDLRFTSVSNRKKPPIVSRHILNFMYLVNPRAENVFTPLESDKKYSGGTIEEIPRFPGCEGLNEQEARKCFQQQMQNHIKRHFRYPKEAVEKKLSGKVAIIFIINKDGEAENIRTRGPHPILEKEAVRIIKLLPKMVPGKQNGVPVKVPYSIPITFHL, encoded by the coding sequence ATGCGATTGAAGTTTTGTCGATTATTCTTAGGGTTCAACATGCTTTCTTATGGTCAGGATAGCATTGAGTACTTTCCACAAGAACAATTGATGATTGAAAATTGTACAGATGCCGATAATGAAGCTCAATGCCTATATAAACATATGCAAAACAAAATACTATCCTTTTTAGAGGAAAATAAAAAAATCATCACCAAACACTCAAAAGACACCTTGGGTGTAATGGCGAACTTTGAAGTTGATGAAAATCTTCAAATAATTGAGGGAAAAAGCTGGTTTTCTATTAAAAACCGGAAACTTGATAAAAAATTGGGAAACGCAGTTGAACAAATTTTTCTTGATTTGCGTTTCACATCGGTTTCCAACAGAAAAAAGCCACCAATCGTATCAAGGCACATCTTGAATTTCATGTATTTGGTCAACCCAAGGGCAGAAAATGTGTTCACTCCTTTAGAAAGTGACAAAAAATATTCTGGTGGAACCATTGAGGAAATACCAAGATTTCCGGGCTGTGAAGGATTGAATGAACAAGAGGCCAGGAAATGTTTTCAGCAACAAATGCAAAATCATATCAAAAGACATTTTCGCTATCCGAAAGAGGCTGTTGAAAAGAAATTATCGGGCAAGGTTGCCATTATCTTTATCATAAATAAAGATGGGGAAGCTGAAAATATTAGAACTCGCGGGCCACATCCCATACTGGAGAAGGAGGCTGTAAGAATTATCAAACTCTTGCCCAAAATGGTTCCGGGTAAGCAAAATGGTGTGCCAGTCAAGGTGCCTTATTCAATTCCTATTACTTTTCATCTCTAA
- a CDS encoding thymidylate synthase, which produces MKQYHDLLRHILQYGTPKNDRTGTGTISVFGYQMRFDLQKGFPMVTTKKLHLKSIIHELLWFLNGDTNVKYLQENGVRIWNEWADENGNLGPVYGHQWRNWNSEEIDQITQIIETLKTNPDSRRMLVSAWNPSVLPDTSKSFSENVANGKAALPPCHAFFQFYVADDRLSCQLYQRSADVFLGVPFNIASYALLTMMMAQVCGYRPGEFIHTFGDAHIYTNHLEQVELQLSRDPRPLPTMVLNPEVKSIFDFKFEDFTLLNYDPHPHIKAAVAV; this is translated from the coding sequence ATGAAACAATACCACGACTTATTAAGGCATATTCTACAGTACGGAACCCCAAAAAACGACCGTACCGGTACGGGAACAATCAGCGTTTTTGGCTACCAAATGCGCTTTGACCTTCAGAAAGGATTTCCTATGGTCACCACCAAAAAACTGCACTTAAAAAGCATTATCCATGAATTGCTTTGGTTCTTGAACGGCGACACCAATGTTAAATATCTGCAAGAGAACGGGGTACGTATCTGGAACGAATGGGCCGATGAAAATGGTAATCTCGGACCCGTTTACGGGCACCAATGGCGCAACTGGAACAGTGAGGAAATCGACCAGATAACCCAAATTATCGAAACCCTCAAGACCAATCCCGACAGCCGTCGTATGCTGGTCTCGGCATGGAACCCAAGCGTATTGCCCGATACCTCAAAGTCTTTTTCTGAAAATGTAGCCAATGGCAAGGCCGCACTGCCGCCCTGCCATGCCTTTTTTCAGTTCTATGTGGCCGATGACAGGCTAAGCTGCCAGCTCTACCAGCGCAGTGCCGATGTGTTTTTGGGCGTGCCTTTCAACATTGCCAGTTATGCCCTTTTGACCATGATGATGGCGCAGGTCTGCGGCTATCGACCCGGTGAATTTATACACACCTTTGGCGATGCCCACATTTATACCAACCATTTAGAACAGGTAGAACTACAGTTGAGCCGTGACCCACGGCCCCTGCCCACCATGGTGCTGAACCCCGAGGTCAAAAGTATTTTTGATTTCAAATTCGAGGACTTCACTTTGCTCAACTATGACCCGCACCCGCATATAAAGGCAGCCGTAGCTGTATAA
- a CDS encoding NupC/NupG family nucleoside CNT transporter, whose product MGKRLLGFTVLLLLVSVPLFSQDTIPQTALDPIVDATTINDVAPKDRIVPNQGFSFSSLWRGMLGMLVLIAISYLFSSNRRAINWRTVGLGLSAQFLLAIGVLKIPFIRTFFTIMGKAFNKVLTFTEAGTKFLFSSFTTNEIEEPLVTFAIMILPTIIFFSALTSVLFYLGIIQKVVKGLAWALTKLLKISGAESLSVAGNIFLGQTESPLMIKAYLEKMNKSEILLVMIGGMATVAGGVLAAYIGFLGGTDEALRLEFARHLLAASVMAAPGAVVISKILLPQTEAIDENVTVSKQKIGSNLLDAMATGTTEGLKLAANVAAMLLVFVAFIAMINYGFLKLGSIGNLNGWIATNTPYAALSLELILGYIFAPLMWLIGVAKEDITLMGQLLGIKLAASEFVGYIQLAELKNVDSALHFKYNKSIIMATYMLCGFANFASIGIQIGGIGSLAPGQRKNLSRFGMKALLGGTIASLLSATIAGMILG is encoded by the coding sequence ATGGGAAAAAGATTGCTAGGTTTTACCGTATTGCTTTTACTGGTTTCCGTTCCACTTTTTTCCCAAGATACAATTCCACAAACCGCCTTAGACCCCATAGTGGATGCCACCACGATAAACGATGTGGCGCCGAAAGACCGAATTGTGCCCAACCAAGGCTTTTCGTTCAGTTCGCTGTGGCGCGGCATGCTCGGTATGTTAGTGCTTATCGCCATTAGCTACCTGTTCAGCTCAAACCGTCGTGCCATCAATTGGCGAACGGTGGGGCTGGGCCTTTCTGCCCAGTTTCTGTTGGCCATCGGCGTGTTGAAGATTCCTTTTATTCGCACCTTCTTCACCATTATGGGCAAAGCCTTCAACAAAGTGTTGACCTTCACCGAAGCGGGCACCAAGTTTTTGTTCAGCTCGTTCACCACCAATGAGATTGAAGAACCTTTGGTCACCTTTGCCATTATGATATTGCCGACCATTATCTTTTTCTCGGCCCTTACATCGGTCTTGTTTTATCTGGGCATAATCCAAAAGGTGGTCAAGGGCTTGGCATGGGCGCTCACCAAGTTGTTGAAGATTTCAGGGGCCGAAAGTCTCAGTGTCGCAGGCAATATTTTTCTGGGCCAGACCGAATCTCCCCTCATGATCAAGGCCTACCTTGAAAAAATGAACAAATCAGAAATTCTGCTTGTCATGATCGGCGGAATGGCCACCGTGGCGGGTGGTGTACTGGCCGCCTACATAGGGTTTTTAGGAGGAACCGATGAGGCCCTACGCCTCGAATTTGCCCGCCACCTATTGGCTGCATCGGTCATGGCAGCACCTGGTGCCGTGGTTATCTCAAAAATACTGCTGCCCCAAACGGAAGCCATTGATGAAAATGTTACCGTCTCCAAACAGAAAATCGGTTCCAATTTGCTCGATGCCATGGCCACGGGCACTACCGAGGGGCTAAAATTGGCAGCTAACGTTGCGGCCATGCTATTGGTCTTTGTGGCCTTTATAGCCATGATCAACTATGGGTTTCTGAAATTGGGCAGTATTGGCAACTTAAATGGATGGATAGCCACCAACACTCCCTATGCCGCCCTATCGTTGGAACTGATATTGGGCTACATTTTTGCGCCCCTTATGTGGCTAATAGGTGTTGCCAAAGAAGACATTACCCTAATGGGGCAATTATTGGGCATCAAATTGGCCGCCAGTGAATTTGTGGGCTACATACAATTGGCCGAACTCAAGAATGTAGACAGCGCCCTGCACTTTAAATACAACAAAAGCATCATCATGGCTACATACATGCTCTGCGGCTTCGCCAATTTTGCTTCTATCGGCATACAGATCGGGGGTATTGGCAGCTTGGCCCCGGGGCAACGGAAAAATCTTTCAAGATTTGGCATGAAAGCCCTTTTGGGCGGTACCATCGCCTCATTGTTGTCTGCTACCATAGCCGGAATGATTTTGGGATAA
- a CDS encoding bifunctional nuclease family protein — protein MSLVRLQIKGISYSQTQNGAYALILNEVDGDRKLPIVIGAFEAQSIAIALEKEIKPPRPLTHDLFKNFADRFDIVVKQVIIHKLVDGVFYSSIICERDKIEEIIDARTSDAIALALRFDAPIFTYKTILDKAGIFLKFSSKEKEEEESDDSIVVDEILQEGETVEIESTGTEGFREMTLEELHKELDKAVTNEDYEKAAKLRDEISKRK, from the coding sequence ATGAGTTTAGTACGACTACAAATAAAGGGAATATCGTATAGCCAAACCCAAAATGGGGCCTATGCCCTAATTTTGAACGAGGTCGATGGCGACCGAAAGCTACCCATAGTAATCGGTGCTTTTGAAGCGCAATCAATAGCCATTGCACTTGAAAAGGAGATAAAACCACCTAGGCCGTTGACACACGACCTTTTCAAAAATTTTGCAGATCGTTTCGATATAGTGGTCAAGCAGGTCATCATCCACAAACTGGTCGATGGGGTATTCTATTCAAGCATCATTTGCGAGCGTGACAAAATTGAGGAAATCATCGATGCCCGTACAAGCGATGCCATTGCACTGGCCCTACGGTTTGACGCGCCTATTTTTACCTACAAAACGATATTGGACAAAGCTGGAATCTTTCTTAAGTTCTCATCCAAAGAAAAAGAAGAGGAAGAGAGTGATGACAGTATTGTGGTCGACGAAATCTTGCAAGAGGGGGAGACCGTTGAGATCGAATCGACCGGCACCGAAGGTTTTCGAGAAATGACCCTCGAGGAACTCCATAAAGAACTTGATAAGGCCGTAACCAACGAAGACTACGAAAAAGCGGCCAAATTACGCGACGAAATCTCAAAGAGAAAATAA
- a CDS encoding electron transfer flavoprotein subunit alpha/FixB family protein, whose product MSVLVYTESYNGKFKKNAFEVASYAHAVAQKMGSSATAICFNAEDPASLGNNGVTKVLNVENDNLKTFNAKAYANSIAQAAKAEGAKVIIISSSADSKYLGGVLAAKLNAGYVPNVVAAPENTAPIVVKRTAFSNKGFAHTEITAETAIIGVSNNAFGIIEIKASASVESFAPTLGDADFSVKSIEVDKVVGKVTIADADIVVSGGRGLKGPENWGMIEELAEVLGAATACSKPVSDMGWRPHSEHVGQTGKPVASNLYIAIGISGAIQHLAGVNASKTKVVINNDPEAPFFKAADYGIVGDAFEVVPKLIEKLKEFKAQNA is encoded by the coding sequence ATGTCAGTACTCGTATATACAGAATCTTACAACGGAAAGTTCAAAAAGAATGCCTTTGAGGTCGCTTCTTATGCCCATGCGGTAGCGCAAAAAATGGGAAGTTCGGCCACGGCCATCTGTTTCAATGCAGAAGACCCCGCCTCTCTGGGCAATAATGGTGTCACAAAGGTTTTGAACGTTGAAAACGACAATTTAAAGACCTTCAACGCCAAGGCGTATGCCAACAGTATTGCCCAAGCGGCCAAAGCTGAGGGGGCAAAGGTAATCATCATCAGTTCCAGTGCCGATAGCAAATATTTGGGTGGTGTCTTGGCCGCAAAGCTGAATGCTGGCTATGTGCCCAATGTGGTGGCCGCACCCGAAAATACGGCACCTATCGTAGTGAAACGCACCGCTTTCAGCAACAAAGGATTTGCCCATACCGAAATCACCGCCGAAACGGCCATCATTGGGGTGTCGAACAATGCCTTCGGCATTATCGAGATCAAGGCTTCCGCTTCGGTTGAAAGCTTTGCCCCTACACTGGGCGATGCCGATTTTTCGGTCAAATCAATCGAAGTTGACAAAGTGGTAGGCAAGGTCACCATTGCCGATGCAGATATCGTAGTGTCTGGAGGCCGTGGACTAAAAGGGCCCGAAAATTGGGGCATGATAGAAGAATTGGCCGAAGTACTCGGTGCCGCCACCGCCTGCTCTAAACCTGTTTCAGACATGGGATGGAGGCCCCACAGTGAACATGTGGGCCAAACTGGTAAACCTGTTGCAAGCAACCTCTATATTGCCATTGGCATCTCTGGGGCCATTCAACATTTGGCCGGTGTCAACGCCTCAAAAACTAAAGTGGTCATCAACAACGACCCAGAGGCTCCGTTCTTTAAAGCGGCAGATTATGGTATCGTGGGCGATGCATTTGAAGTAGTGCCAAAACTCATCGAAAAATTAAAGGAATTTAAAGCCCAAAACGCTTAA
- a CDS encoding electron transfer flavoprotein subunit beta/FixA family protein — protein MKILVCISNVPDTTSKINFTDDDTKFDTTGVQFVINPNDEFGLTRAMWFKEKQGATVHVATVGGPSVEPTIRKALAIGADEAIRINAEPTDGYFVARQLAEVVKNSGYDLIIAGRESIDYNGGMVPGIMASLLDMNFVNTCIGLEIVGNQATAIREIDGGKETLQASLPLVIGGQKGLVEESDLRIPNMRGIMMARQKKLNVVEPVDAPSLTIDKKFEKPAPKGPVKLVDPDNVGELVTLLHNEAKVI, from the coding sequence ATGAAGATATTGGTCTGCATCAGCAATGTACCCGATACCACCTCAAAAATCAATTTTACCGACGATGACACCAAATTTGACACAACCGGTGTTCAGTTCGTTATCAACCCAAATGATGAGTTTGGCCTTACCAGGGCCATGTGGTTCAAAGAAAAACAAGGTGCAACGGTTCATGTTGCCACTGTTGGCGGTCCCTCGGTAGAGCCGACCATTCGCAAGGCACTCGCCATTGGGGCAGATGAGGCCATCCGTATCAATGCCGAGCCTACAGATGGTTATTTTGTGGCACGTCAGTTGGCCGAGGTGGTCAAAAATAGCGGATATGACCTGATCATCGCCGGACGCGAATCCATTGACTATAACGGTGGCATGGTACCGGGCATTATGGCCAGCCTGCTTGACATGAACTTCGTAAACACCTGTATTGGCCTAGAAATCGTGGGCAACCAAGCCACGGCCATTCGAGAGATTGACGGGGGAAAAGAGACATTACAGGCCTCTTTGCCACTGGTTATTGGGGGCCAAAAAGGGCTCGTTGAAGAAAGTGATCTTCGTATACCCAATATGAGGGGCATTATGATGGCCCGCCAAAAAAAGCTGAACGTGGTCGAACCAGTTGATGCACCTTCTTTGACCATCGACAAGAAGTTTGAAAAACCAGCCCCAAAAGGACCTGTTAAACTGGTAGACCCTGATAATGTGGGCGAGTTGGTAACTCTTTTGCATAACGAAGCTAAAGTCATATAA
- a CDS encoding pyruvate dehydrogenase complex E1 component subunit beta encodes MKTLQFREAIAEAMSEEMRRDESIYLMGEEVAEYNGAYKASKGMLDEFGPERVIDTPISELGFAGVGVGSAMNGNRPIIEFMTFNFSLVGIDQIINNAAKIRQMSGGQFDIPIVFRGPTASAGQLAATHSQAFESWYANCPGLKVVVPSNPADAKGLLKSAIRDNDPVIFMESEQMYGDKGEVPEGEYTIPLGVADIKREGSDVTIVSFGKIIKEAYKAADELEKENISCEIIDLRTVRPMDHETILNSVKKTNRMVILEEAWPFGNVATEIIYHAQDKAFDYLDAPIVKLNTADTPAPYSPVLLEEWLPNYKDVIKAVKKVLYKD; translated from the coding sequence ATGAAAACACTACAGTTTAGGGAGGCCATCGCAGAGGCCATGTCAGAAGAGATGCGCAGGGATGAATCCATTTATCTTATGGGCGAAGAAGTGGCCGAATACAACGGTGCTTACAAGGCCTCAAAGGGGATGTTGGATGAGTTTGGGCCAGAGAGGGTGATCGACACCCCGATTTCTGAACTTGGTTTTGCCGGTGTCGGCGTAGGGTCGGCTATGAACGGCAACCGGCCGATAATAGAGTTTATGACCTTTAATTTTTCGTTGGTGGGCATCGACCAGATCATAAACAATGCCGCAAAGATTCGTCAAATGTCAGGTGGTCAATTCGATATACCAATTGTTTTTCGTGGACCTACTGCATCGGCAGGGCAATTGGCCGCGACCCACTCACAAGCATTTGAAAGCTGGTATGCCAACTGTCCGGGGCTAAAGGTGGTGGTGCCCTCGAACCCCGCTGATGCCAAAGGCTTGTTGAAATCGGCCATTCGTGATAACGACCCGGTCATTTTTATGGAGTCTGAGCAAATGTATGGCGATAAGGGCGAGGTGCCCGAGGGGGAGTATACCATTCCGCTCGGTGTGGCTGATATCAAACGGGAAGGCTCGGATGTGACCATAGTTTCTTTCGGAAAAATCATAAAAGAAGCCTACAAGGCGGCCGATGAGCTTGAGAAAGAGAACATCAGTTGTGAGATCATTGACCTAAGAACAGTGCGGCCAATGGACCATGAAACCATTCTGAACTCGGTAAAGAAAACGAACCGAATGGTGATTTTGGAAGAGGCCTGGCCCTTTGGCAATGTTGCCACTGAGATAATCTACCATGCACAGGACAAAGCTTTTGATTATTTGGATGCACCCATTGTAAAGCTGAACACGGCCGACACTCCTGCACCCTACTCACCCGTTTTGTTGGAAGAGTGGTTGCCCAATTACAAAGATGTGATCAAGGCTGTTAAGAAAGTGTTATATAAAGACTGA